In Thunnus maccoyii chromosome 3, fThuMac1.1, whole genome shotgun sequence, the following proteins share a genomic window:
- the pfkmb gene encoding phosphofructokinase, muscle b yields MAQTTPVDHTKMGVGRAIAVLTSGGDAQGMNAAVRATVRVGLYTGAKVYFVHEGYQGLVDGGDNIRPATWESVSMMLQLGGTVIGSARCMDFRNKEGRTKAACNLVKLGITNLCVIGGDGSLTGANQFRSEWSELVADLLKTGKITASEAKTSSHLNIVGMVGSIDNDFCGTDMTIGTDSALHRIIEIVDAITTTAQSHQRTFILEVMGRHCGYLALVTALACGADWVFIPEMPPEDGWEEHLCRRLMAQRDRGSRLNILIIAEGAINRQGQPITCDDVKELVTKSLGVDTRTTILGHVQRGGTPSAFDRILASRMGVEAVMALLEATPETPACVVSLSGNMAVRLPLMECVQVTKDVTTAMSEKRFDDAVKLRGKSFENNWNTYKMLAHVRPPDTKSNINIAILNVGAPCAGMNAAVRSAVRIGLLQGHQMLAVHDGFDGLAHGKIKPMTWSAVAGWTGKGGSNLGTKRTKPNDLMEEISMSIAKYNIHAIVIIGGFEAYVGGLEMVQAREKYEELCVPLVIVPATVSNNVPGSDFSIGADTALNTITMTCDRIKQSAAGTKRRVFIVETMGGYCGYLATMAGLASGADAAYVYEDPMNIKELEMNVQHLVEKMKTTVKRGLILRNENCNAHYTTDFIYNLYSEEGKGVFDCRKNVLGHMQQGGVPSPFDRNFATKMGVKAVLWLTDKLKECYRHGRIFANSADSACVLGMKKRALVFQPLADLKDQTDFEHRLPLEQWWLRLRPILKVLAKYKIDLDTSEKAAMEHVIKKRGLVHH; encoded by the exons ATGGCGCAAACAACTCCAGTCGACCACACCAAGATGGGTGTGGGTCGGGCAATTGCCGTGCTGACCTCCGGAGGAGATGCCCAAG GTATGAATGCAGCTGTGAGGGCCACAGTTCGCGTGGGACTTTACACTGGAGCCAAGGTGTATTTTGTCCATGAG GGTTACCAGGGTCTGGTGGATGGAGGAGACAATATTCGCCCCGCTACATGGGAAAGTGTGTCAATGATGCTGCAGCTG GGTGGAACTGTGATTGGTAGTGCCCGTTGTATGGACTTCCGCAACAAGGAAGGGCGCACCAAGGCTGCCTGTAACCTGGTCAAGCTAGGCATCACCAACCTGTGTGTTATTGGAGGTGATGGCAGTTTGACAGGTGCCAACCAGTTCCGTTCAGAGTGGAGTGAGCTGGTGGCGGACTTGCTCAAAACTG GTAAAATCACGGCAAGTGAGGCCAAGACTTCCTCCCACCTCAACATCGTTGGCATGGTGGGCTCCATCGACAACGACTTCTGTGGCACTGACATGACCATTGGCACAGACTCTGCTCTACATCGCATCATTGAGATAGTGGACGCCATCACTACTACAGCACAGAG TCACCAGAGGACCTTCATCCTGGAGGTAATGGGCAGGCACTGTGG CTACCTGGCTTTGGTGACAGCTCTGGCTTGTGGTGCTGATTGGGTATTTATCCCAGAGATGCCCCCAGAGGATGGATGGGAGGAGCATCTGTGCAGAAGACTGATGGCG CAAAGAGACCGTGGCTCCCGTTTGAATATCCTCATTATTGCGGAGGGAGCAATTAACCGCCAGGGTCAACCTATCACCTGTGACGATGTCAAAGAG CTGGTAACAAAGAGCCTTGGCGTCGACACCCGAACCACCATCCTGGGCCATGTGCAGAGAGGTGGAACTCCCTCAGCCTTTGACAGAATCCTG GCCAGCAGGATGGGTGTGGAGGCTGTAATGGCTCTGCTAGAGGCCACGCCAGAGACTCCTGCATGTGTGGTCAGCTTGTCTGGAAACATGGCTGTCAGGCTGCCTCTGATGGAGTGTGTGCAAGTG ACAAAAGATGTCACCACAGCCATGAGTGAAAAGAGGTTTGACGATGCGGTGAAGCTCAGGGGAAA GAGCTTTGAGAACAACTGGAACACCTATAAAATGCTGGCTCACGTGCGCCCCCCAGATACAAAG AGCAATATCAACATTGCTATACTGAACGTGGGTGCTCCATGCGCTGGAATGAACGCTGCAGTTCGTTCCGCTGTCAGGATCGGGCTCCTCCAGGGCCATCAGATGCTGGCAGTGCACGACGGCTTTGATGGTTTGGCTCATGGAAAG ATCAAGCCCATGACTTGGTCTGCAGTGGCAGGATGGACCGGAAAGGGGGGCTCCAATCTGGGCACAAAGAG AACCAAGCCAAATGATTTAATGGAGGAGATCAGTATGAGTATTGCTAAGTACAACATTCATGCTATCGTCATTATTGGAGGCTTTGAG GCATATGTTGGCGGTCTGGAGATGGTGCAGGCTAGAGAGAAGTATGAGGAACTGTGTGTTCCCCTTGTCATTGTTCCTGCTACTGTCTCTAACAACGTCCCTGGATCTGACTTCAGTATTGGCGCTGACACTGCTCTTAACACCATAACCATG ACATGCGACAGGATCAAGCAATCTGCTGCTGGCACCAAGCGCAGAGTGTTCATTGTTGAGACTATGGGAGGATACTGCGGCTACCTGGCTACCATGGCCGGCTTGGCATCTGGAGCTGATGCTGCTTACGTCTATGAGGATCCTATGAACATTAAAGAGCTAGAG aTGAATGTGCAGCATCTGGTGGAGAAGATGAAAACCACAGTGAAGAGAGGACTCATTCTGAG aaatGAGAATTGCAATGCCCACTACACGACAGATTTTATTTACAACCTGTACTCAGAGGAGGGCAAGGGTGTGTTTGACTGCAGGAAGAATGTACTTGGACATATGCAGCAG GGTGGAGTACCAAGCCCCTTCGACAGGAATTTTGCCACCAAGATGGGAGTCAAGGCTGTCCTGTGGCTGACTGACAAGCTGAAGGAGTGCTACAGACATG GTCGCATCTTTGCCAATTCTGCAGATTCAGCTTGTGTGCTGGGCATGAAGAAGAGAGCTTTGGTCTTCCAGCCTCTAGCAGATCTTAAAGACCAAACTGACTTTGA ACATCGTCTTCCATTGGAACAGTGGTGGCTTAGGCTGAGGCCCATCCTAAAGGTCCTGGCCAAGTACAAGATCGACTTGGACACTTCTGAAAAGGCTGCAATGGAACACGTCATCAAGAAGAGAGGCTTAGTTCATCATTag